The following proteins are co-located in the Synchiropus splendidus isolate RoL2022-P1 chromosome 14, RoL_Sspl_1.0, whole genome shotgun sequence genome:
- the LOC128770954 gene encoding receptor-type tyrosine-protein phosphatase eta isoform X3, which translates to MKPPPRFLLPMWTLLVFSAALKVSQAQCRSCSEIDGILNATTTTILSGMPNCSLTVGDISGNGTLTDLSPGTTYMVHLACSGCCQNVTTKPAQVQNLTVTSVTTSSISVSWTEPVGAVSNYKVQWTDGMMEAVANETSKLITELASGTKYNIYVSAVADDSLTEGEMATVSQYTRPNQVQDLTVIEVTTSSIRLNWSHPVGGHLLYRVEWTGGNMENTSATSIDISSLSPGVQHQINVTAVAADRRTTGASKDVFQYTRPGKILNATLGSNTTSIWLSWSPPAGQMLNYRLTWHNGGERLIRYSAQESALLSHLTPGVEYTVTLVAIAQDNKTEGESITLSQFTKPAVVRNLSIVEVTTTSVSLSWTPPEGGASMYIINWSDRANVFSNITADTSYTIINLTPGSQYNITVTSAVGNLSIEGEKTRTTTFTRPEKPLEVTVTPATDSLNISWMLQAGRADHYMLNVSNEDLTYLHSRTTAVTTANVAGLQPGRLYNVTVTSVAGDLLNTSDVYSFATVPTPPGSIIISERTNSSLQIQWATPRMMADAPSFSYFISYRTSFTESQTTSSTNSTVLSHLSSGTHYMVFVQTVGPQNLKSAGVSQTSFTIPNPVLDLEARPRNTTSITVEWSDPLGVQVFYQYRVRTHNLNGTIESSMEVSDTKTEVHGLEPGTEYRITVETVAAPESVSEPEQTDTYTKPEAVTGLREVHVNASVIQLTWIRQRDHKSTYSYLVDMYLDEDKILNVTTQRETYTFYNLIPGRQYRFDVYTVVGNVASIVKSASVHTRPEVVSDITVVGGTTDISVMWTPAPGGVDFYVVFLRRDSQQINMTRINNSNGTTFEGLTPGVRYCAEVVTTTSDLSSSSSSVCNATVPTPPGPITVESQTVDSVNFTWTDPSGMDHDQYTFFVSTFNGSYVTKDPWFLMDELEPGTLYNISVVTLGLLDYKSTAVTGSSYTKPEAVTGLREVHVNASVIQLTWIRQRDHKSTYSYLVDMYLDEDKILNVTTQRETYTFYNLIPGRQYRFDVYTVVGGVKSIVANISVLTKPSEVMNITLIGTTTDMFVTWSLPSGHVDSYSVLFKRDTELEYTNSNLSVTSENATLVGLTPGVLYCVVVVTKTAHLETNSSSVCNATFPTPPGPITVYSQTVSSITFTWMDPDGMSHNQYRFRVTTFRDSFITRNNSVTLDDLQAGTLYSVSVATVGLLAYESTAVTGQNYTIPQRVEPKISSQGSNSSVMVTWNTPPGGVEYYVVTLNGSLMDFEPRRLNNDTQELLFDSLSAGMLYTAVVTTHSGPCSASSEPVSNATFPNRPGPIEIVMKTTRSLTLKWAEPILMDNAEFQYKLEISPPGTMFAWTPHTSYTFFALVSGTPHNITVATVGLMNLKSDPVTIYSVSTRPKTVQSPSLSSEEDKIKVTWSHPDQYKTSYRYFLTWHSFEQSVNRSTTVTKNEFTINHLTPGTSYNISITTETMDGTRGLPYWIDGCTDASPVNGVAIQSPNTANAKIIVSWSKPRGHHRGVKLSIPEANIVRYTSACLQNCSLTISNLSHHTEYNLTLETLGCGHPSKPVYMSARTGITEPIIPENFESLSMVNDIKYNQFSVQIDSKLLVSNEGPITSVGVLITNSPADINAADMKRYLGKTYEEWRQKKTLAYLAILRERDLNTRRNMEDMVIVVGDTNKWQSYDNGFLSGNGRYHYAIALFTKVALERGLVDDRSSIVSITGFYPEVHLPHDPEFIGLAVGVPLGIFCMLFIILIGFIVYWRRLATKESSEIQIHSMGAKVSAAVKVEDFEAFYKKQKADSNCGFAEEFEDLKIVGTGLAKLNALSLENKPKNRYNNVLPYDSSRVKLSIISGSPYDDYINANYMPGYLSRKEFIAAQGPLPGTVNEFWRMIWEKNVQTVVMLTRCIEQGKIKCEQYWTEDTKHYANITVTKTSEVPLDDWTIREFDIKNVKTAETRTIRHFHFTAWPDHGVPKTTELLISFRHLVREHMDQYSKFSPTVVHCSAGVGRTGTFIAIDRLVFQIERENIVDIYGVVHDLRLHRPLMVQTEAQYVFLNQCALDIIKSRTGTNVDLIYQNTAAFSLYENLELKRFK; encoded by the exons gtTTCACAAGCACAGTGCAGAA GTTGTAGTGAAATCGATGGTATCCTTAACGCCACGACGACAACCATTTTGTCGGGAATGCCAAACTGCAGCCTGACTGTTGGGGACATTTCCGGGAACGGTACACTGACTGATCTGAGTCCAGGAACCACCTATATGGTCCATCTAGCTTGCTCAGGATGTTGTCAAAATGTCACAACTA AGCCCGCTCAAGTCCAAAATCTCACTGTGACTTCAGTCACAACATCCTCAATTTCAGTGTCCTGGACTGAACCGGTGGGAGCCGTTTCAAACTATAAGGTTCAGTGGACAGATGGCATGATGGAAGCTGTTGCCAATGAAACCTCTAAACTTATCACTGAGTTGGCGTCCGGAACTAAGTACAACATATACGTGAGCGCAGTAGCAGACGACAGCCTCACCGAAGGAGAGATGGCGACCGTCTCACAATATACAA GGCCCAATCAAGTCCAAGACCTTACTGTGATAGAAGTCACCACTTCCTCCATACGGTTAAATTGGAGTCACCCTGTGGGAGGGCATCTGCTCTATAGAGTAGAGTGGACTGGTGGAAACATGGAAAATACATCTGCAACTAGCATCGACATCAGCAGCCTCAGTCCAGGAGTCCAGCATCAAATTAATGTGACTGCAGTTGCTGCTGACCGCCGCACGACGGGAGCCAGTAAAGATGTCTTCCAATACACAA GACCAGGCAAGATCCTGAATGCCACATTGGGCTCTAACACCACATCTATTTGGTTGAGCTGGAGTCCGCCTGCTGGCCAAATGTTGAACTACAGACTGACATGGCACAACGGCGGGGAGCGACTGATAAGATACTCGGCTCAGGAGTCTGCCCTGTTATCACACCTGACACCAGGAGTGGAATACACGGTCACGCTTGTCGCCATTGCACAAGATAATAAAACGGAAGGAGAATCCATCACCCTTTCCCAGTTTACAA AGCCTGCAGTGGTAAGAAACCTCTCGATTGTTGAAGTCACAACAACATCAGTGTCACTGAGCTGGACCCCTCCAGAAGGAGGCGCTTCCATGTACATTATAAACTGGAGTGACAGAGCAAATGTGTTCAGTAACATTACTGCTGACACTTCCTACACTATCATCAATTTAACTCCTGGGTCTCAGTATAACATCACTGTCACCTCTGCTGTGGGAAATTTGAGcattgaaggagaaaaaacTCGGACAACGACATTCACAA GACCCGAGAAGCCTCTGGAAGTGACAGTCACACCAGCAACTGATAGTCTCAACATCTCCTGGATGTTGCAGGCAGGAAGAGCTGATCACTATATGCTGAACGTCTCAAATGAAGATCTGACGTATCTTCATAGCCGTACAACAGCAGTCACCACTGCTAATGTTGCTGGTTTGCAACCAGGGAGACTTTATAACGTCACTGTGACGTCTGTTGCTGGAGACCTATTGAACACATCTGATGTTTACTCATTTGCCACAG TTCCTACACCGCCTGgctccatcatcatcagtgaGAGGACCAACTCTTCACTCCAGATTCAGTGGGCGACGCCCCGCATGATGGCCGACGCTCCAAGCTTCAGCTACTTTATAAGCTACAGGACGTCCTTCACTGAATCACAAACAACCAGTTCCACTAACAGCACTGTGTTGTCTCATCTCTCCTCTGGAACCCACTACATGGTTTTTGTCCAAACAGTTGGACCTCAGAATTTAAAGAGCGCAGGTGTCAGTCAGACTTCCTTTACGA TTCCCAATCCGGTGTTGGATCTGGAGGCCCGACCACGTAACACCACATCAATAACTGTGGAGTGGTCAGACCCACTGGGTGTGCAGGTGTTCTACCAATACCGGGTCAGAACCCACAATTTAAATGGAACAATTGAAAGTTCAATGGAGGTCAGTGATACTAAAACTGAAGTACATGGTCTGGAGCCAGGAACAGAATACAGAATCACTGTAGAAACTGTGGCAGCACCGGAAAGTGTGTCAGAACCAGAGCAGACTGACACTTACACAA AGCCGGAAGCAGTGACGGGTCTGAGAGAGGTGCATGTAAATGCCAGTGTCATCCAGTTGACATGGATCAGACAGAGAGATCATAAATCCACCTACTCCTACCTGGTGGACATGTACTTGGATGAGGATAAGATCCTGAATGTGACAACACAAAGAGAAACCTACACCTTCTACAATCTGATCCCAGGGAGACAGTACCGTTTTGATGTGTACACTGTTGTAGGAAATGTGGCGTCTATTGTAAAGAGTGCTTCAGTACACACAA GACCTGAGGTGGTTTCGGACATCACGGTCGTGGGAGGAACGACAGATATATCGGTGATGTGGACACCAGCTCCTGGCGGAGTGGACTTCTATGTTGTCTTTTTGAGAAGAGACTCACAGCAGATAAATATGACTCGCATTAATAACTCAAATGGAACAACATTTGAGGGTCTGACACCAGGAGTTCGCTATTGTGCCGAGGTCGTCACCACAACTTCTGATTTGAGCAGTTCAAGTTCCAGCGTTTGCAATGCAACAG TTCCCACACCTCCAGGTCCCATCACTGTGGAATCCCAAACTGTTGACTCTGTTAACTTCACCTGGACTGATCCGAGTGGTATGGATCACGATCAGTACACCTTCTTTGTGTCCACCTTCAATGGCTCTTACGTCACCAAAGACCCATGGTTCTTGATGGATGAGCTGGAGCCAGGAACTTTGTACAATATTTCCGTTGTAACGCTCGGCTTGTTGGACTATAAGAGCACAGCAGTGACTGGGAGCAGTTACACTA AGCCGGAAGCAGTGACGGGTCTGAGAGAGGTGCATGTAAATGCCAGTGTCATCCAGTTGACATGGATCAGACAGAGAGATCATAAATCCACCTACTCCTACCTGGTGGACATGTACTTGGATGAGGATAAGATCCTGAATGTGACAACACAAAGAGAAACCTACACCTTCTACAATCTGATCCCAGGGAGACAGTACCGTTTTGATGTGTACACTGTTGTTGGAGGGGTGAAGTCCATTGTTGCGAACATTTCAGTTCTCACAA AGCCCTCGGAAGTGATGAACATTACACTCATTGGAACAACAACAGATATGTTTGTGACCTGGAGTCTTCCGTCTGGTCATGTGGATTCGTATTCAGTCTTGTTCAAAAGAGACACTGAGTTGGAGTACACAAACAGCAATCTAAGTGTCACGTCCGAAAATGCAACTTTAGTGGGTCTGACACCAGGAGTCCTATACTGTGTAGTGGTGGTCACCAAAACAGCCCATTTGGAGACAAACAGTTCTTCTGTGTGCAACGCAACCT TTCCAACCCCTCCAGGTCCCATCACTGTTTACTCTCAGACCGTCAGCTCCATCACCTTCACCTGGATGGATCCAGATGGAATGAGTCATAATCAGTACAGATTTCGTGTCACAACTTTTAGAGACTCTTTCATAACCAGAAACAACTCAGTCACTCTGGACGACCTACAAGCTGGAACTCTCTACTCTGTTTCTGTCGCAACAGTTGGTTTGTTGGCGTATGAAAGTACAGCGGTGACTGGTCAAAACTATACCA TCCCTCAGAGAGTGGAACCCAAAATCTCCAGCCAAGGCTCCAACAGTTCAGTCATGGTGACATGGAATACTCCGCCAGGAGGAGTGGAGTACTACGTTGTGACCCTAAATGGTTCACTGATGGATTTCGAACCAAGGAGGTTGAACAATGATACGCAGGAGTTGCTCTTTGATTCTCTCTCTGCCGGGATGCTGTACACAGCAGTAGTGACCACACACAGTGGTCCGTGTAGTGCCTCGTCTGAGCCAGTGTCAAATGCGACTT TTCCCAACCGTCCTGGTCCGATTGAGATCGTAATGAAGACAACTAGATCGCTGACGCTGAAGTGGGCAGAACCTATTCTAATGGACAATGCTGAATTCCAGTACAAATTGGAAATCTCTCCACCCGGAACAATGTTTGCCTGGACTCCACACACAAGCTACACCTTTTTCGCCTTGGTTTCAGGGACTCCACACAACATCACTGTGGCAACAGTGGGTCTCATGAATCTTAAAAGTGACCCAGTCACCATCTACTCTGTTTCCACAA GGCCAAAGACTGTGCAGAGTCCCTCATTATCAAGTGAAGAAGACAAAATCAAAGTCACGTGGAGCCATCCTGATCAATATAAGACTAGCTACCGTTACTTTTTGACCTGGCATAGCTTTGAGCAGTCGGTCAATAGAAGCACTACTGTCACAAAAAATGAGTTCACCATCAATCATTTGACGCCTGGAACCAGCTACAACATCAGCATTACCACAGAAACAATGGATGGAACCAGAGGTCTTCCTTACTGGATCGATGGATGCACAG ATGCAAGTCCAGTTAATGGCGTCGCTATTCAAAGTCCAAACACAGCAAATGCAAAGATCATTGTGTCCTGGTCCAAACCCAGAGGTCATCATCGAGGTGTCAAGCTTTCTATTCCAGAAGCAAACATTGTTCGGTACACAAGTGCCTGTCTCCAAAATTGCAGTCTCACAATCTCCAATCTGAGTCACCATACAGAATACAACCTGACATTGGAGACTCTTGGCTGTGGTCATCCCAGCAAACCTGTGTATATGTCCGCTAGAACTGGCATTACGG AACCAATCATTCCAGAGAACTTTGAGTCACTATCAATGGTAAATGACATAAAGTACAACCAGTTTTCTGTTCAAATTGACTCCAAACTTTTGGTGAGCAACGAAGGCCCAATCACCAGCGTGGGTGTGTTGATCACGAACAGTCCAGCAG ACATAAATGCTGCTGATATGAAGAGGTACTTGGGAAAGACATATGAAGAGTGGCGCCAGAAGAAAACCCTGGCATACTTGGCCATactcagagagagagaccttAATACACGTAGAAATATGGAGGATATGGTCATTGTAGTTGGAGATACAAACAAATGGCAAAGCTATGACAATGGTTTTCTCAGTGGAAACGGACGATACCA CTACGCCATTGCCCTGTTCACCAAGGTCGCCCTCGAGAGAGGCCTCGTAGATGATCGGTCATCAATTGTATCAATAACAGGCTTTTATCCTGAGGTCCACCTCCCACATGACCCAG AGTTTATTGGCCTGGCTGTCGGAGTTCCCTTGGGGATTTTCTGCATGCTCTTCATCATTCTCATCGGATTTATCGTCTACTGGAGAAG GTTGGCCACAAAAGAATCGTCAGAGATTCAGATACATTCAATGGG gGCTAAAGT aagtgctgctgtgaaggttgAGGACTTCGAAGCATTTTACAAAAAGCAGAAAGCCGATTCCAACTGCGGATTTGCCGAGGAGTTTGAG GACCTGAAAATTGTTGGTACCGGCCTGGCGAAATTAAACGCCCTCAGTCTGGAGAACAAGCCGAAAAACCGCTACAACAATGTGCTCCCAT ATGATTCTTCGAGGGTGAAGCTTTCCATTATTAGCGGAAGCCCATATGATGATTACATCAATGCTAACTACATGCCG GGCTACCTTTCCAGGAAAGAGTTCATTGCAGCTCAGGGTCCCTTGCCCGGCACGGTGAACGAGTTTTGGAGGATGATCTGGGAGAAGAATGTGCAGACTGTGGTCATGCTGACACGCTGCATCGAACAGGGAAAG ATAAAATGTGAGCAGTATTGGACCGAAGACACGAAGCACTATGCCAACATCACTGTGACCAAAACCTCAGAAGTACCTCTGGACGACTGGACAATCAGAGAGTTCGACATTAAAAAT GTAAAAACGGCAGAGACTCGAACTATTCGCCACTTCCACTTCACAGCATGGCCGGACCACGGAGTGCCGAAAACCACCGAGCTGCTCATCAGCTTCAGACACTTGGTCCGagagcacatggaccaatattCCAAATTTTCTCCTACCGTTGTCCACTGCAG TGCTGGTGTGGGACGCACAGGCACTTTCATTGCCATTGACCGTCTGGTTTTCCAAATTGAGAGGGAAAATATTGTGGATATTTATGGTGTTGTCCACGATCTGCGTCTTCACCGGCCCCTCATGGTGCAGACAGAG GCTCAGTATGTGTTTCTGAACCAGTGTGCGCTGGACATTATCAAGTCAAGAACTGGAACCAATGTGGATCTCATCTACCAAAACACAGCTGCCTTCTCCTTGTACGAGAATCTGGAGCTGAAGAGGTTTAAGTAA